A single Triticum dicoccoides isolate Atlit2015 ecotype Zavitan chromosome 2A, WEW_v2.0, whole genome shotgun sequence DNA region contains:
- the LOC119357163 gene encoding choline transporter protein 1-like, giving the protein MGGPLGAIIGRYPSAAATAGPGGDDADHPGGAGGLGIIRHDRRCRDLAFLVLFAAFWVAMIVNSSFAFNQGNPLRLTYELDYKGNVCGDRHGDPDVHELEVRYWLDPNQVYQSGVKGSKANLADAKAICLMECPTPAPDGLNFVCDYPEGDVRLSVDDWINRDYNYFDVLTPDMRNSSLQLQGPCYPVIFPSVNVYWSCQYIARASNVSLTHWQQMGGVNIEQNMLIDKTIHKAIDSRSAVLKRYVADIGKSWPVLIVCGALLPLFLSVIWLLMIRYFVAAMTWITVVLFNALIVSVTMFCYIKAGWLGNDPLTVVIGESDPYVHISGREISHLHVATVLMTVIMIIAFLSSIAIVRRILIATPVLKVAAKVIGEVQALIVFPVVPYFILAIFYMFWFSATLHLFSSGQVVRNDCSTDCCSYDLKLGKVNCDNCCGYSIHYTPHIGIAILFHLFGCYWATQFFMACSATVVAGSVASYYWARGEISHDIPFFSVVSSLKRLMRYNLGSAAIGSLVVSAVEWVRFILECLRRKLKLVGSAGESCFGKVSSSSSQCCRGCIDWTLMSVNRNAYIMIAITGKGFFKASVLATGLIMNNILRIGKVNVIGDVILFLGKLCVSLFCALFAFLMLDTHKYKSAHNKISSPLVPVLVTWGLGYTVAKLFFAVVEMSIDTIILSFCQDAEEHQGTAQYAPPLLMETLDEQGELQRLTQGP; this is encoded by the exons ATGGGCGGCCCGCTGGGCGCCATCATCGGCCGCTACCCgtcggccgccgccaccgccggccccgGGGGAGACGACGCCGACCACCCGGGCGGCGCAGGGGGCCTGGGCATTatccggcacgaccggcgctgccgcGACCTGGCCTTCCTCGTCCTCTTCGCCGCCTTCTGGGTCGCCATGATCGTCAACTCCAGCTTCGCCTTCAACCAGGGCAACCCGCTCAG GCTGACATACGAGCTAGACTACAAAGGGAACGTCTGTGGCGACAGGCACGGCGACCCGGACGTGCACGAGCTCGAGGTCAGGTACTGGTTGGACCCGAACCAGGTGTACCAAAGTGGAGTCAAGGGCAGCAAGGCTAACCTGGCCGACGCCAAGGCCATCTGCCTCATGGAGTGCCCCACTCCAGCACCGGATGGGCTAAACTTTGTCTGTGATTACCCGGAAGGGGATGTCAGGCTCTCAGTTGATGACTGGATCAATAGGGACTATAACTACTTCGATGTTCTAACACCTGATATGAGGAACAGCTCCCTTCAGCTTCAGGGCCCTTGCTACCCTGTCATATTCCCTAGCGTAAACG TCTATTGGAGCTGCCAATATATCGCCCGGGCATCCAATGTTTCTTTGACGCACTGGCAACAGATGGGTGGTGTAAACATTGAACAAAATATGCTTATAGATAAGACAATCCACAAGGCCATCGATTCCAGATCTGCAGTCCTCAAG AGATATGTTGCGGACATTGGGAAGTCTTGGCCTGTCCTAATCGTGTGTGGTGCACTCCTTCCTCTTTTCTTGTCAGTGATCTGGTTGCTCATGATTCGTTATTTTGTTGCTGCAATGACATGGATAACAGTAGTGCTCTTCAATGCCCTTATAGTATCTGTTACCATGTTTTGTTACATCAAAG CTGGCTGGCTCGGAAATGATCCCTTAACGGTTGTTATTGGTGAAAGTGATCCATACGTCCACATAAGCGGGCGG GAAATAAGCCATCTTCATGTTGCCACAGTGCTGATGACAGTAATAATGATCATTGCTTTTCTGTCCTCAATAGCTATTGTCCGGCGTATACTGATAGCCACACCTGTCCTGAAG GTTGCCGCGAAGGTCATCGGTGAAGTTCAGGCACTGATAGTTTTCCCAGTTGTGCCGTACTTTATCCTCGCTATCTTTTATATGTTCTGGTTTTCTGCCACACTCCACCTCTTCAGCTCTGGTCAAGTTGTCCGAAATGACTGCAGTACAGATTGTTGCTCATATGATCTGAAGTTGGGCAAAGTGAACTGTGACAACTGTTGTGGGTACAGCATCCATTACACCCCTCATATCGGCATTGCCATCCTCTTCCACTTATTTGGATGCTACTGGGCTACTCAATTCTTCATGGCATGCTCTGCAACTGTGGTTGCTGGATCAGTTGCTTCTTACTACTGGGCACGTGGCGAAATATCT CATGATATACCGTTTTTCAGCGTCGTCTCTTCGCTCAAGCGGCTGATGCGTTACAACCTTGGATCTGCTGCCATAGGCTCGCTTGTTGTATCAGCTGTTGAGTGGGTGCGGTTTATACTAGAATGCCTTCGCCGCAAGCTGAAGCTGGTCGGTTCTGCTGGGGAGAGCTGCTTTGGGAAAGTGTCATCGTCCTCGTCTCAGTGCTGCCGGGGCTGCATAGACTGGACCCTCATGTCTGTAAATAGAAATGCCTACATAATG ATTGCCATCACCGGGAAAGGGTTCTTCAAAGCTTCGGTGCTCGCGACCGGCCTTATAATGAACAACATACTGCGCATCGGGAAGGTAAACGTCATCGGGGACGTGATCCTGTTCCTGGGGAAGCTGTGCGTGAGCCTCTTCTGCGCGCTCTTCGCGTTCCTCATGCTGGACACCCACAAGTACAAGTCGGCGCACAACAAGATATCGTCGCCGCTGGTACCCGTGCTG GTGACGTGGGGCCTGGGCTATACGGTGGCGAAGCTGTTCTTCGCGGTGGTGGAGATGTCCATCGACACCATCATCCTGTCCTTCTGCCAGGACGCGGAGGAGCACCAGGGGACGGCGCAGTACGCGCCGCCTCTCCTCATGGAGACGCTGGACGAGCAGGGCGAGCTGCAGAGACTCACTCAAGGGCCctga